In one window of Neofelis nebulosa isolate mNeoNeb1 chromosome 15, mNeoNeb1.pri, whole genome shotgun sequence DNA:
- the ANGPTL1 gene encoding angiopoietin-related protein 1 codes for MHKDFIQPHFKMKAFIWTLSVLFFLLMGIGHCRGGQFKIKKITQRRYPRATDGKEEAKKCSYTFLVPEQKITGPICVNTKGQDASTIKDMITRMDLENLKDVLSRQKREIDVLQLVVDVDGNIVNEVKLLRKESRNMNSRVTQLYMQLLHEIIRKRDNSLELSQLENKILNVTTEMLKMATRYRELEVKYASLTDLVNNQSVMITLLEEQCLKIFSRQDPHVSPPLVQVVPQHIPNSHPYTPGLLGGNEIQRDPGYPRDLMPPPDLGTSSTKSPLKIPPVTFINEGPFKDCQHAKEAGHSVSGIYMIKPENSNGPIQLWCENSLDPGGWTVIQKRTDGSVNFFRNWENYKKGFGNIDGEYWLGLENIYMLSNQDNYKLLIELEDWSDKKVYAEYSSFRLEPESEFFRLRLGTYQGNAGDSMMWHNGKQFTTLDRDKDMYAGNCAHFHKGGWWYNACAHSNLNGVWYRGGHYRSKYQDGIFWAEYRGGSYSLRAVQMMIKPID; via the exons ATGCATAaag acTTCATACAACCTCATTTCAAAATGAAGGCTTTTATTTGGACCCTAAGTGTGTTATTCTTCCTACTAATGGGCATTGGACATTGCAGAGGAGGacagttcaaaataaaaaaaataacccagagGAGATACCCTCGTGCCACAGATGGTaaagaggaagcaaagaaatGTTCATACACATTCCTGGTGCCTGAACAAAAAATTACAGGGCCAATTTGTGTCAATACCAAAGGGCAAGATGCAAGTACTATTAAAGACATGATCACcaggatggaccttgaaaacctGAAGGATGTGCTCTCCAGGCAGAAGCGGGAGATAGATGTCCTGCAGCTGGTGGTGGATGTAGATGGAAACATTGTAAACGAGGTGAAGCTGCTGAGAAAAGAAAGCCGGAACATGAACTCCCGTGTTACTCAACTCTATATGCAGCTATTACACGAGATTATCCGTAAGAGGGATAATTCACTTGAACTTTCCcagttggaaaataaaatcctCAATGTCACTACAGAAATGTTGAAGATGGCAACAAGGTACAGGGAACTAGAGGTGAAATATGCTTCCTTGACTGATCTCGTCAATAACCAGTCTGTGATGATCACTTTGCTGGAAGAACAGTGCTTGAAGATATTTTCCCGACAAGACCCCcatgtgtctcctcctcttgtCCAGGTGGTGCCACAACATATTCCTAACAGTCATCCGTATACTCCTGGACTGCTGGGGGGTAATGAGATACAGAGGGATCCAGGTTATCCCAGGGATTTAATGCCACCACCCGATCTGGGGACTTCTTCCACCAAAAGTCCTCTCAAGATACCACCAGTAACGTTCATCAATGAAG gACCATTCAAAGACTGTCAGCATGCAAAAGAAGCTGGACATTCAGTCAGTGGGATTTATATGATTAAACCTGAAAACAGCAATGGACCAATACAGTTATGGTGTGAGAACAGTTTGGATCCAGGGGGTTGGACTGTTATTCAGAAAAGAACAGATGGCTCTGTCAACTTCTTCAGAAACTGGGAAAATTATAAG AAAGGGTTTGGAAACATTGATGGAGAATATTGGCTTGGACTGGAAAATATCTATATGCTTAGCAATCAAGATAATTATAAGTTGTTGATTGAATTAGAAGACTGGAGTGATAAAAAAGTCTATGCAGAATATAGCAGCTTTCGCCTGGAACCTGAAAGTGAATTCTTTAGACTACGTCTGGGAACTTACCAGGGAAATGCAGGGGACTCTATGATGTGGCATAATGGTAAACAGTTCACCACACTGGACAGAGATAAAGATATGTATGCAG GAAACTGCGCCCACTTTCACAAAGGAGGATGGTGGTACAACGCCTGTGCGCATTCTAACCTAAACGGAGTGTGGTACAGAGGTGGCCATTACAGAAGCAAATACCAAGATGGCATATTTTGGGCTGAATACCGAGGCGGGTCGTACTCTTTGAGAGCAGTTCAGATGATGATCAAGCCTATTGACTGA